The Halomicronema hongdechloris C2206 genome includes a window with the following:
- a CDS encoding Uma2 family endonuclease, which yields MLYVGENTPRWQDGDPRRIDLQTWRVPDLVGEISDTTLASDLDEQKHLYEALGIPEYWVIDVKGERVFAFQIKSAGAV from the coding sequence GTGCTCTATGTAGGAGAAAACACGCCGCGCTGGCAAGATGGCGATCCGCGCCGAATTGACTTACAAACCTGGCGGGTGCCTGATCTGGTGGGCGAGATTTCAGATACCACTCTGGCGTCTGATTTAGATGAGCAAAAGCATCTCTATGAAGCGCTCGGGATTCCCGAATATTGGGTGATTGATGTCAAAGGGGAGCGGGTGTTTGCCTTTCAAATTAAATCAGCAGGGGCAGTATGA
- a CDS encoding DUF433 domain-containing protein: MQLEDYFDFLAPDDIRLKGTRVGIETILYDFIHRCRTPEAIAQSYPSLSLEQVYATILYYLHNQEAVSAYLADWMEWSHQRREEQRQNPPPQVLKLRQLKAEKAASQ; this comes from the coding sequence ATGCAACTAGAAGATTACTTCGACTTCTTAGCCCCAGACGATATTCGTCTCAAAGGAACCAGAGTTGGCATTGAGACAATACTTTACGATTTCATCCATCGCTGTCGTACGCCTGAAGCTATTGCTCAGAGCTATCCTTCCCTGAGCCTAGAACAGGTATATGCCACGATTTTGTACTATCTGCACAACCAAGAGGCTGTCAGTGCCTATCTAGCCGACTGGATGGAGTGGAGCCACCAGAGGCGGGAAGAACAACGCCAAAACCCGCCTCCCCAAGTCTTAAAGCTTCGGCAGCTAAAAGCAGAAAAAGCAGCATCGCAATAG
- the cas1 gene encoding CRISPR-associated endonuclease Cas1 — protein sequence MSTLYVAQQGCYVKLQQEQLLIKHNDAICQRVQLPLVDQILVFGHCQLTTQALRACLQRQVSVLYLSRMGQCYGRLLPMIQGYRQLARYQQDLSEVQRLRVAKILVKAKLWNSRVLLQRQGRTRPTPGIAQAVGQLAILIRQVNEARDNAALMGIEGAGAAAYFTALGDCFVQPGFTFTERNRRPPRDPVNAMLSFGYQVLWNHLYSLIEAQNLDPYEACLHQGSRKHAALVSDLLEPFRAPLVDSLVLYLVNRKVMDPEADFEPQKGGCYLNDSGRRKYLQAFVVRMETEITSSSTLPRPRWDLLMAQVQEYKRFVYEPQTLFKPYLIR from the coding sequence ATGTCTACGCTCTACGTGGCCCAACAGGGTTGCTATGTAAAACTCCAGCAAGAGCAACTCCTGATCAAACACAACGATGCCATATGCCAGCGGGTGCAACTGCCGCTGGTGGACCAAATTTTGGTGTTTGGTCATTGCCAGCTCACCACCCAAGCCTTGCGGGCCTGCCTGCAACGCCAGGTGTCAGTGCTGTATCTATCGCGCATGGGCCAGTGCTATGGACGACTGCTGCCCATGATCCAGGGCTATCGGCAACTGGCCCGCTACCAGCAAGACCTCTCAGAAGTGCAACGCCTGCGAGTCGCCAAGATCTTGGTCAAGGCCAAACTGTGGAATAGTCGCGTGCTACTGCAGCGGCAGGGCCGTACTCGACCCACGCCAGGGATTGCTCAGGCAGTAGGGCAACTGGCCATCTTAATTCGGCAGGTGAACGAAGCCCGAGACAATGCCGCCCTGATGGGCATCGAAGGGGCCGGGGCCGCCGCCTACTTTACCGCCCTGGGCGATTGCTTCGTACAGCCAGGGTTTACCTTTACCGAACGCAACCGCCGTCCTCCCAGAGACCCAGTCAATGCCATGCTCAGCTTTGGCTATCAGGTTTTGTGGAACCATCTCTACAGCCTGATCGAAGCCCAAAACCTGGATCCCTATGAGGCCTGTTTGCACCAGGGCTCTCGCAAACACGCCGCCCTGGTGTCTGATTTATTAGAACCCTTTCGGGCGCCGCTGGTGGATTCGCTGGTGTTGTATCTGGTCAATCGCAAGGTGATGGATCCCGAGGCCGATTTTGAGCCTCAAAAGGGTGGCTGTTACCTAAATGACTCCGGACGGCGCAAGTATCTGCAAGCCTTTGTGGTGCGGATGGAAACCGAAATTACCAGCAGTAGCACCCTGCCCCGCCCCCGTTGGGATCTATTAATGGCCCAGGTGCAGGAGTATAAACGCTTTGTCTACGAACCCCAGACCCTATTCAAACCCTATCTAATTCGCTAA
- a CDS encoding DUF5615 family PIN-like protein, translating into MTLKYLLDENVDSVYQVQIQRQEPEVIVFRIGMPGTPSIQSSDSDILCWCEEHSFILLTNNRKSMPVHLADHLAQGRHVPGIFILNNELSLGQQLEELILIAMASEETDFQDRITYLPIV; encoded by the coding sequence ATGACACTTAAGTACCTGTTGGATGAGAACGTTGATTCCGTATACCAGGTGCAGATTCAACGGCAAGAGCCTGAGGTTATTGTATTTAGGATCGGCATGCCAGGCACGCCTTCAATACAATCGTCTGATTCTGATATCCTGTGCTGGTGCGAGGAACATTCATTTATTTTATTGACTAATAATCGAAAATCAATGCCAGTCCATTTGGCTGACCACCTGGCCCAAGGGCGGCATGTTCCCGGTATTTTCATTCTTAATAACGAACTGAGTTTAGGTCAGCAACTAGAAGAATTAATTCTGATCGCAATGGCTTCTGAGGAGACAGATTTCCAGGATCGCATTACCTACTTACCGATTGTTTAA
- a CDS encoding RAMP superfamily protein encodes MAQIPDMAKKVPMMFRAQVEGRCQLQRVYTDRNKSNEAQDSERWVSEWVEKAYPSPPVFDLTVQTRSYQLNWRFVTNGGQDDGIIRPVIGSFGWPFYPGSSMKGVFRQACNKDQAERYCGKELSGKDWQPGILRFHGGYPTNTQWTDRLVDIIHPQQERQVQREKTTSAFAQVSLYRPELQFGISSTELLDDTEWDTIWQIWERGLSSGLGCRVSAGYGQVADHAGQTLFKCRLKGQGQAPKLLDVDETGEFRPNIFRAAIRGHALRLFGGLTDATNAERLVNELFGSVQGSGDVGLLAMSFQPCREIIGSYGRGRWEQPTYEVEGDLYWMLNRPLADPNQRKALSNLIKALMHFAMVFGGFGKSWRRADHRIFYPDYAEQDAKPLIGCHWQWSEQSLTRNYKVRKLENIATFLQAIRKVARTWVQLQKANSRQWAKTWREAWHPQNVQVWGRVAREAEDSRAVEWLHGPYRPAMPTANILEGTIKQTSVTGKLNRIGRLWHRMYPIVRLVRNPEDPDGKPIAKMRSRPEYLELLTLFPNDSPEFLDFLDFLETQQTMFQKLWP; translated from the coding sequence ATGGCTCAAATCCCTGATATGGCTAAGAAGGTGCCCATGATGTTTCGGGCCCAGGTAGAAGGTCGCTGCCAACTCCAGAGAGTATATACCGATCGCAATAAGAGTAATGAGGCTCAAGATTCAGAGCGATGGGTGAGTGAGTGGGTCGAGAAAGCCTACCCAAGCCCACCAGTCTTCGATTTAACAGTTCAGACTCGTTCATATCAGCTCAATTGGCGATTTGTCACCAATGGTGGTCAAGATGACGGCATCATCCGGCCAGTGATTGGCTCCTTTGGCTGGCCCTTTTATCCTGGCAGCAGTATGAAAGGTGTCTTTCGCCAAGCTTGTAACAAAGATCAAGCAGAGCGCTACTGTGGCAAAGAGTTATCAGGTAAGGACTGGCAACCAGGGATTCTACGTTTCCATGGGGGCTATCCCACTAACACTCAGTGGACTGACCGATTAGTGGATATCATTCATCCCCAACAAGAGCGCCAGGTACAGCGGGAAAAAACGACCAGCGCCTTCGCCCAAGTCTCCCTATACCGACCTGAACTACAGTTTGGCATTTCCAGCACTGAACTGCTGGACGACACCGAATGGGACACTATTTGGCAAATTTGGGAGCGGGGGTTATCGAGTGGACTGGGATGTCGCGTTAGTGCAGGCTACGGTCAAGTTGCAGACCATGCGGGACAGACTCTATTCAAATGTCGTCTTAAAGGACAGGGGCAAGCTCCCAAACTATTAGATGTAGATGAGACAGGGGAGTTTCGACCCAATATTTTTCGAGCGGCGATCCGAGGCCATGCCCTGCGCTTGTTTGGTGGCTTGACCGATGCCACCAATGCTGAACGGTTAGTCAATGAGCTCTTCGGTAGTGTGCAGGGGAGCGGAGATGTGGGCCTGCTAGCCATGAGTTTCCAGCCCTGTCGCGAAATAATCGGCAGCTATGGCCGAGGCAGATGGGAACAACCAACCTATGAAGTAGAAGGGGATCTGTACTGGATGCTTAACCGTCCCCTGGCAGATCCCAATCAGCGCAAGGCTTTATCTAACTTGATTAAAGCGCTGATGCACTTTGCCATGGTCTTCGGCGGGTTCGGCAAGTCCTGGCGACGGGCCGATCATCGGATTTTTTACCCCGATTATGCTGAGCAAGATGCAAAGCCACTCATTGGCTGCCATTGGCAATGGTCTGAACAGTCCCTAACTCGCAACTACAAAGTCAGGAAGCTTGAAAATATTGCTACCTTCCTCCAGGCAATCAGAAAAGTCGCTAGAACCTGGGTGCAACTACAAAAAGCGAACTCTAGACAATGGGCTAAAACCTGGCGAGAAGCCTGGCATCCTCAGAACGTCCAGGTCTGGGGGCGCGTCGCCAGGGAAGCAGAAGATAGTCGTGCAGTGGAATGGTTGCATGGTCCCTATCGACCGGCTATGCCGACAGCTAATATTCTGGAAGGCACGATCAAGCAAACCTCAGTCACCGGGAAGCTTAATCGTATTGGCCGCTTATGGCATCGCATGTATCCCATCGTCAGACTGGTGAGGAACCCTGAAGATCCTGATGGTAAGCCAATCGCCAAAATGAGATCTCGCCCTGAGTATCTGGAATTACTGACACTATTTCCCAATGACTCACCAGAGTTTCTTGACTTTCTTGATTTTCTAGAAACCCAACAAACCATGTTTCAGAAACTCTGGCCGTAA
- the cas2 gene encoding CRISPR-associated endonuclease Cas2, which produces MLLYIVAYDIPSNRRRKKISDLLEGYGRRVQYSVFELMLSPAKYAELRRRLRRYVQMEEDSVRFYPVSKHTLDQVEIWGGVPLTQPPGSIIV; this is translated from the coding sequence ATGCTCTTATATATTGTTGCCTACGACATTCCCTCGAATCGCCGCCGCAAAAAAATATCAGATCTGCTAGAAGGCTACGGCCGGCGAGTGCAATATAGTGTGTTTGAGTTAATGCTGTCGCCAGCCAAATATGCGGAGTTGCGGCGGCGGTTACGTCGCTATGTGCAGATGGAGGAAGACAGTGTGCGGTTTTATCCGGTGTCGAAACACACGCTGGATCAGGTAGAGATTTGGGGCGGTGTGCCCCTGACACAGCCACCTGGGTCGATTATTGTGTGA
- a CDS encoding UPF0175 family protein, giving the protein MAQLTIDLPASISTDEAKLFLAAKLYEVGKLSLGKAAKLAGYSKSSFIELISKMDVPVVNYPADDLEQEIAL; this is encoded by the coding sequence ATGGCTCAACTCACCATTGATTTACCTGCAAGCATCTCCACCGATGAGGCTAAATTGTTTCTCGCCGCCAAACTTTACGAAGTTGGCAAGCTCTCCCTCGGCAAAGCAGCCAAACTCGCGGGCTACTCCAAAAGTAGCTTCATCGAACTCATCAGCAAAATGGATGTCCCTGTCGTCAACTATCCTGCCGATGACCTGGAACAAGAAATCGCTCTATGA
- a CDS encoding DUF3368 domain-containing protein, with protein sequence MNAAVTNSTCLIGLERIQQLDMLPQVFTPITISPAVQSEVGISAPWLTIQAPQNRGIVRSLQTQIDEGEAATIALAMELGDVFVILDDLSARRIAQQLQLKVIGTVGMLLRAKQQGIISEVKPILDALTTANFRISEAIVRRAIQLADEE encoded by the coding sequence ATGAATGCGGCTGTCACAAATAGCACCTGCCTGATCGGATTAGAGCGCATCCAACAGTTAGACATGCTGCCCCAAGTATTTACCCCGATTACAATTTCTCCTGCCGTGCAGTCAGAAGTCGGCATTTCTGCTCCCTGGCTCACCATTCAAGCACCGCAAAATCGCGGTATCGTTCGATCTCTCCAAACCCAGATTGACGAAGGCGAAGCAGCAACAATTGCTCTAGCGATGGAACTGGGCGATGTGTTTGTGATTCTCGATGATCTCAGCGCTCGCCGAATCGCCCAACAATTGCAGCTCAAAGTCATCGGTACCGTAGGAATGCTGTTAAGAGCAAAACAGCAGGGCATCATCTCTGAGGTTAAACCGATTCTCGACGCGCTAACCACAGCTAACTTCAGAATTTCAGAAGCCATTGTTCGTAGAGCAATACAGCTTGCAGATGAGGAATAG
- a CDS encoding RAMP superfamily CRISPR-associated protein, whose translation MYAKAYGIIETLAPLHVGASAGEESGNLNLIFRDQFTQTGIIPGSSIRGRFRADMRSGSEDENTWYGHEAIEGREDGGTTEAIVKFEHASLVWLPVFCPGQPIVWITCPYLLKRYGRIRQIEAEIPDPYTAPRGLPGRQVDTTKKVLFFNLGFLEIEREADLSAWVPNKEGTDKKLIDPNLTVVVADGDIAMLHDMALYRQSRVKLVDDMKKVDTEKGAFFNVEALPEGSILIFPIALKQTGWQPFEAGEKTEELYFGGLESVGFGRCQVTIGGKY comes from the coding sequence ATGTATGCAAAGGCCTACGGCATTATCGAAACCCTAGCCCCCCTGCATGTTGGGGCCAGCGCTGGGGAGGAAAGTGGTAACCTGAATCTCATTTTTCGCGATCAATTTACGCAGACTGGCATCATTCCTGGTAGTTCCATTCGCGGCCGGTTCCGAGCTGATATGCGCTCAGGATCAGAAGATGAGAACACCTGGTATGGCCATGAAGCCATTGAAGGACGGGAAGACGGTGGCACTACAGAAGCCATCGTTAAGTTTGAGCATGCCTCGCTGGTATGGCTGCCGGTTTTTTGTCCTGGGCAACCCATCGTCTGGATCACATGTCCCTACTTGCTGAAGCGCTATGGGCGAATCAGGCAGATAGAGGCTGAAATACCAGATCCCTACACGGCTCCTAGGGGCTTGCCAGGTCGTCAAGTAGACACTACCAAGAAAGTTCTATTCTTTAACCTTGGCTTTTTAGAAATCGAGCGCGAAGCGGATCTATCTGCCTGGGTGCCCAATAAAGAGGGAACAGATAAAAAGCTGATCGATCCTAACTTAACCGTTGTCGTTGCAGATGGTGATATTGCCATGTTGCACGATATGGCCCTCTACCGCCAAAGTCGGGTCAAACTCGTGGATGACATGAAGAAGGTTGATACTGAAAAAGGTGCGTTCTTTAACGTAGAAGCCCTGCCAGAAGGTAGTATCTTGATTTTCCCCATTGCCCTTAAACAAACCGGCTGGCAACCTTTTGAAGCGGGAGAGAAGACTGAAGAACTCTACTTTGGCGGCCTAGAATCCGTGGGTTTTGGTCGCTGCCAAGTCACGATTGGAGGTAAGTATTAA
- a CDS encoding type III-B CRISPR module-associated Cmr3 family protein, with translation MFTHLITISPLGFLYGSAGAFLTPENLVGLAGTKFPPDASTLAGLIFSALKTGHLEAENLTQDQLREQLFVAGPFWANVSDPHNFYIPVPRHKILGDKDTDQWEIRNYHWWRDETTHPDIEADYHWQRIDTWDYSPDEIKANQAAAKDVWTHVPMLHPSLKSDERHVRDENGLFLENAVQMQPNQWDGGYDETCLVYLSTIALKPGWYRFGGESHLVEISSHELDETSPIVELLQRPIEDSFALIGPGIWGSNHLSLRYPRHSDFSERRPMMLTDRPNPYRYRLGSQSGEYQTGPMRKAGRLSRGRYAVPTGTVYVFKDPLGKSWWDWPEDWFPKEGFPLKHLGCNLSLPVEISRS, from the coding sequence ATGTTTACTCACCTGATTACCATTTCTCCATTGGGGTTTCTCTACGGCAGTGCCGGGGCCTTCCTAACCCCTGAGAATCTGGTAGGGCTAGCGGGGACTAAATTTCCCCCCGATGCCTCTACCCTCGCTGGGCTCATCTTTAGTGCATTAAAAACTGGACACCTAGAGGCTGAAAATCTGACTCAGGACCAGTTGCGAGAGCAGCTATTTGTGGCAGGTCCCTTCTGGGCCAATGTCAGCGACCCCCACAATTTCTACATTCCAGTTCCCCGCCATAAGATTCTGGGCGACAAGGACACAGATCAATGGGAAATTCGCAACTACCACTGGTGGCGCGACGAAACTACCCATCCAGATATAGAAGCAGACTATCACTGGCAGCGCATCGATACCTGGGACTACTCTCCAGATGAAATCAAGGCAAACCAGGCCGCCGCTAAAGATGTCTGGACCCATGTGCCCATGCTGCATCCCAGCCTCAAATCTGATGAACGCCATGTCCGCGACGAGAATGGCTTGTTTTTAGAAAACGCCGTGCAAATGCAGCCCAATCAATGGGACGGCGGCTATGACGAAACTTGCCTGGTGTATTTATCCACCATTGCCCTCAAGCCAGGGTGGTATCGCTTTGGAGGAGAAAGTCATCTGGTTGAAATCTCGAGCCATGAACTGGATGAGACCAGCCCCATCGTGGAGTTGTTGCAACGCCCCATTGAGGATTCCTTTGCTCTGATCGGGCCTGGCATATGGGGCTCCAACCATCTCTCGCTGCGCTATCCCAGGCACTCAGACTTTTCTGAACGACGTCCCATGATGCTGACCGATCGCCCCAATCCCTATCGCTATCGCCTGGGTAGCCAATCTGGGGAGTATCAAACCGGCCCCATGCGCAAAGCCGGACGCCTAAGCCGGGGACGCTACGCAGTCCCTACGGGTACGGTCTATGTCTTCAAAGACCCTCTGGGTAAATCCTGGTGGGATTGGCCAGAGGACTGGTTTCCCAAAGAAGGCTTTCCCCTAAAACACTTGGGCTGCAATCTCAGCCTACCCGTTGAAATTTCTAGGAGTTAA
- a CDS encoding endonuclease MutS2 translates to MIQQETLDLLEWPRLCQQVSTFAATKLGAIAAQQLVIPTHQGDSERLLAQTQEAYRLDELPPGLKFTGIHDIGDALDRAGCQGILQGDELLAIATTLNGARQLRRFIDSQEEVPVLSQLVSELRTYPELEQTIHHCIDERGRVADRASEKLTGIREKLNHCRDQIYQKLQRILQRQGQAIQQPVITQRGDRFVLAVKAPQKDAIPGIVHDSSTSGATLYVEPHSVVDLGNRLRQLQRQEQAEDDAVRRRLSHQVAAVQPDLEQLLAIVTSLDLATARARYSRWLAANLPRFTATNEQTTLRQLRHPLLVWQQQHEEGPEVVPIDVIIRPQLRVIAITGPNTGGKTVTLKTLGLAALMAKAGLFLPAREPVELPWFSHILADIGDEQSIEQSLSTFSGHIKRISRILAAIQEPGDRAKLDGEAASEEEATAAAPANALVLLDEVGAGTDPSEGSALATALLQSLADQAQLTVATTHYGELKALKYQDDRFENASVEFDEVSLSPTYRLLWGIPGRSNALTIARRLGLATQVIEQAEATLGTGSHQDVNQIIAGLEAQRQRQEDKAAEAAQLVAQAERLHQEVTDKARFLRQREQSLQQQQTQAIQAAVTQARAEIAKVIRRLQQGQATAQEAQQATDAVNKIAQQHQPAPAAPAKAKPGFRPQEGDRVRLPSLGQTAEVLSPADEDGKLTVRFGLMKTTVSLADVESLQGEKVEMPSKPKPQTTVPAAPAAPAVRTSRNTFDLRGLRVSEAEAVLDDALARAQGPIWIIHGHGTGKLRAGVQEYLKHHPQVQRFEAAEQADGGTGVTVAHL, encoded by the coding sequence TTGATTCAGCAGGAAACTCTCGATCTCCTCGAATGGCCCCGCCTTTGTCAGCAGGTGTCGACCTTTGCGGCGACAAAGTTGGGGGCCATAGCAGCGCAGCAATTGGTTATTCCGACTCATCAGGGGGATAGTGAGCGGCTACTGGCCCAAACCCAGGAGGCCTATCGCCTAGATGAGTTACCACCAGGGCTCAAATTTACCGGGATCCACGATATTGGCGATGCCTTGGATCGAGCCGGTTGCCAGGGAATTCTGCAGGGGGATGAATTACTTGCGATCGCAACCACCCTCAACGGTGCCCGCCAGCTACGGCGGTTTATCGACAGCCAAGAGGAGGTGCCGGTGCTGAGCCAACTGGTATCAGAATTGCGCACCTACCCCGAGCTAGAGCAGACCATTCACCACTGCATCGACGAACGGGGTCGGGTGGCCGACCGGGCCAGCGAGAAACTCACCGGCATTCGTGAAAAACTCAACCACTGCCGCGACCAGATCTACCAAAAACTGCAGCGGATTCTACAACGGCAGGGCCAGGCCATCCAACAACCGGTGATTACCCAACGGGGGGACCGCTTCGTGCTGGCCGTCAAAGCGCCCCAGAAAGACGCCATCCCGGGCATCGTCCACGATAGCTCCACCAGCGGCGCCACCCTCTATGTGGAGCCGCACAGTGTGGTGGATCTGGGCAACCGGCTGCGGCAACTGCAGCGGCAGGAACAGGCGGAAGACGACGCGGTGCGGCGCCGTCTCAGTCACCAGGTGGCAGCGGTGCAACCGGATCTAGAACAGCTCCTAGCCATCGTCACCAGTCTCGATTTAGCCACTGCCCGAGCCCGCTACAGTCGTTGGTTAGCCGCGAACCTTCCCCGCTTTACCGCCACCAACGAACAGACCACCCTGCGGCAACTGCGCCACCCCCTGCTGGTCTGGCAGCAGCAGCACGAAGAAGGCCCCGAGGTCGTCCCCATCGATGTGATCATTCGTCCCCAGCTGCGGGTGATTGCCATCACCGGCCCCAACACCGGCGGCAAAACCGTCACCCTCAAGACCCTAGGCTTGGCGGCCCTAATGGCCAAGGCCGGGCTCTTCCTCCCGGCTCGGGAACCGGTAGAACTGCCCTGGTTTAGCCACATCCTGGCCGACATCGGCGACGAGCAGTCCATCGAGCAGAGCCTCTCCACCTTCTCCGGGCACATCAAGCGCATTAGTCGAATCTTAGCGGCGATTCAGGAGCCAGGAGATAGGGCCAAGTTGGACGGGGAAGCAGCCTCAGAAGAAGAGGCGACGGCGGCGGCACCGGCCAATGCCCTGGTCCTGCTAGACGAAGTGGGGGCCGGCACCGATCCCTCCGAGGGCAGTGCCCTGGCCACGGCCCTGTTGCAATCTCTGGCTGACCAGGCTCAGCTGACGGTGGCCACCACCCACTACGGCGAGCTGAAGGCGCTGAAATACCAAGACGACCGCTTCGAAAATGCCTCGGTAGAGTTTGACGAGGTCAGTCTGTCGCCCACCTATCGCTTACTGTGGGGAATTCCCGGTCGCTCCAATGCCCTCACCATTGCCCGACGGTTAGGCCTGGCCACCCAGGTGATCGAGCAGGCCGAGGCCACCCTGGGCACCGGCTCCCATCAGGATGTCAACCAGATCATTGCTGGCCTGGAAGCCCAACGGCAACGACAGGAGGACAAAGCCGCCGAAGCGGCCCAACTGGTGGCCCAGGCGGAACGGCTCCATCAAGAAGTAACGGATAAGGCTCGGTTCCTGCGGCAGCGGGAGCAGTCCCTGCAACAGCAACAGACCCAGGCCATCCAAGCTGCCGTCACCCAGGCCCGAGCCGAGATCGCCAAGGTGATTCGTCGCTTGCAACAGGGGCAGGCCACGGCCCAGGAGGCCCAACAGGCCACCGATGCCGTCAACAAGATTGCCCAGCAGCATCAACCGGCCCCAGCGGCCCCGGCTAAGGCGAAACCGGGGTTCCGTCCCCAGGAGGGGGATCGGGTGCGGCTGCCCAGCCTGGGCCAAACCGCAGAGGTGCTCAGCCCTGCCGATGAAGACGGCAAGTTAACGGTGCGTTTTGGCCTGATGAAGACCACCGTCAGCCTGGCCGATGTGGAATCGCTGCAGGGGGAAAAGGTGGAGATGCCCAGCAAGCCCAAACCCCAGACGACCGTGCCAGCGGCGCCGGCAGCCCCGGCAGTGCGCACCTCCCGCAATACCTTCGATCTGCGAGGCCTGCGGGTGAGTGAGGCGGAAGCAGTGCTGGATGACGCCTTGGCCAGGGCCCAGGGGCCGATCTGGATCATCCATGGCCATGGCACTGGCAAGTTGCGGGCGGGGGTGCAGGAGTATCTGAAGCACCATCCCCAGGTGCAGCGCTTCGAAGCAGCGGAACAGGCCGATGGCGGCACCGGCGTGACGGTAGCTCATCTGTAG
- a CDS encoding GIY-YIG nuclease family protein: MPYTYILECADGSYYTGSTWNMARRLWEHQEGLGANYTAKRLPVRLVYCEECDRIDTAFQREKQIQGWSRKKKLALIASDMNQLHVLAECQNASHHENLHAD; encoded by the coding sequence ATGCCCTACACCTACATCCTCGAATGTGCCGATGGCAGCTACTACACTGGCAGCACCTGGAATATGGCGCGACGGCTCTGGGAACACCAAGAAGGTCTTGGAGCCAACTACACCGCCAAACGGCTGCCGGTAAGGTTGGTGTATTGCGAAGAATGCGATCGCATCGACACCGCATTTCAGCGAGAAAAGCAAATCCAAGGATGGAGCCGTAAGAAGAAGCTCGCCCTGATTGCAAGTGATATGAATCAACTGCATGTTTTGGCCGAGTGTCAGAACGCTAGCCATCACGAGAATTTGCACGCTGATTGA